One window of the Sphaerochaeta associata genome contains the following:
- the asnA gene encoding aspartate--ammonia ligase, translating to MPRFFPEGYVPAMEQKQTEKAIKYIKDTFERELSGGLKLSRVTSPLFVPRGSGINDDLNGIERPVRFQIGNLKNREMEIVQSLAKWKRMALADLGFKHGTGLYTDMNAIRPDDDLDAIHSIYVDQWDWELVMGKHDRNLEFLKQVVRKIFSAMKRTEFLVSEMFASCPPTLPDQITFIHTEDAQQMYPQLTPQQREKALAQQYGAIFLIGIGLPLADGVSQGGRAPDYDDWSTKTDDQHTGLNGDIIVWDAIRQDSLELSSMGIRVDQETLLRQLEIRNAQQRAELYWHKRLLAGELPQTIGGGIGQSRLCMYLLKKAHIGEVQASVWPEDVIAEAKEMQVFLM from the coding sequence ATGCCGAGGTTTTTCCCAGAAGGATACGTCCCTGCCATGGAGCAGAAGCAGACAGAGAAAGCGATTAAGTACATCAAGGATACGTTTGAACGAGAACTCAGTGGTGGTTTGAAACTCAGCAGAGTCACCAGCCCGTTGTTCGTTCCCCGGGGATCGGGCATCAATGACGATTTGAACGGAATTGAAAGACCGGTGCGGTTTCAGATCGGGAATCTCAAAAACCGAGAGATGGAAATTGTGCAATCGCTGGCGAAGTGGAAACGGATGGCCTTGGCGGACTTGGGATTCAAGCATGGCACCGGGCTCTACACCGACATGAATGCAATCCGTCCCGACGATGATTTGGATGCCATCCACTCGATTTATGTCGACCAGTGGGACTGGGAGTTGGTCATGGGCAAGCATGACCGTAATCTTGAATTCTTGAAACAGGTGGTGCGTAAGATTTTTTCGGCGATGAAACGAACCGAATTCTTGGTCAGTGAAATGTTCGCTTCCTGTCCTCCAACGCTACCTGACCAGATAACATTCATCCATACAGAAGATGCCCAGCAGATGTATCCCCAACTCACCCCGCAACAGCGCGAAAAGGCTCTGGCTCAGCAATACGGAGCGATTTTCTTGATCGGCATCGGTCTTCCCTTGGCAGACGGTGTAAGTCAGGGGGGAAGAGCTCCCGACTACGATGACTGGTCCACTAAAACCGATGACCAGCATACCGGATTGAACGGTGACATCATCGTCTGGGATGCGATACGCCAGGACTCTCTGGAACTCTCTTCGATGGGCATCAGAGTCGATCAGGAGACCCTGCTCAGACAGCTGGAAATTCGTAATGCACAGCAGAGGGCTGAACTTTACTGGCACAAGCGCCTGCTTGCAGGAGAGCTTCCCCAGACAATCGGTGGAGGCATCGGCCAAAGCCGGCTGTGCATGTATTTGCTGAAAAAAGCCCACATCGGGGAAGTACAAGCCTCGGTATGGCCGGAAGATGTCATCGCTGAAGCCAAGGAAATGCAGGTCTTTTTGATGTAG
- the typA gene encoding translational GTPase TypA encodes MITQNTKIRNIAIIAHVDHGKTTLVDGLFRQSGLVKDGGQDRIMDSGAIERERGITISAKNCAISWKGVKINIIDTPGHADFGGEVERGLSMVDGVVLLVDAAEGPLPQTRFVLEKALRLNLKPIIVINKVDRQDARGEEVLQEVYELLLELANDESMLEVPIFYAIGKSGRCGLSADTMGENLHPLMDCILSYVPAPVYDDEQPFQMLVSDLSYSDYLGRLAVGKVVNGSASMYDNLVCVQENNVHKALRVTKLQTYNGPTFSETTLVQSGDIIVLSGVEDVHIGDTICTAEFPKALDRIHIDEPTVSMQFSKNISPLSGKDGTQVTSAKIWERLQKESLRNVSIRVEKNADDTFSVKGRGEFQLAIIVEQMRREGFELCVGRPRTIFKTDEQGRKTEPVEYLYVDCPEENSGTVMDKLSKRKAQMRDITYTGNGRVRMKFEIPARGLIGYHDEFMTDTRGNGILNTYMKGYELYKGDFPDRLSGSLISDRSGNAVAYGLWQLEDRGRWFIVPGDPIYEGQVVGERNRDGDLLLNPTRTKKLTNMRASGKDDAVTLTPVSKPTLEQAIQFIKDDELVEVTPTAIRMCKKILDGQQRKVFENRGEIPQYLLNK; translated from the coding sequence ATGATTACTCAGAATACTAAGATTCGGAACATCGCCATCATTGCACACGTCGACCACGGCAAGACCACGTTGGTCGACGGGCTGTTCAGACAGAGCGGCTTGGTCAAGGATGGCGGACAGGACCGGATAATGGACAGCGGCGCCATTGAACGGGAACGCGGTATAACCATCAGCGCCAAGAATTGTGCCATCTCATGGAAGGGTGTGAAGATCAACATCATCGACACGCCCGGACACGCTGATTTCGGCGGCGAGGTGGAACGGGGGCTGTCGATGGTCGATGGCGTGGTATTGCTCGTTGATGCCGCCGAAGGCCCGCTTCCTCAGACACGTTTCGTGCTGGAGAAAGCGCTCAGGCTCAATCTCAAACCGATTATCGTCATCAACAAGGTCGACCGTCAGGATGCACGTGGTGAAGAGGTGCTCCAAGAGGTGTATGAACTGCTGCTGGAGCTCGCCAATGACGAGTCCATGCTTGAGGTGCCCATATTTTACGCCATAGGCAAGAGCGGCCGCTGCGGACTCTCCGCCGACACCATGGGCGAAAACCTGCATCCGCTGATGGATTGCATACTTTCCTATGTCCCTGCGCCGGTGTACGACGATGAGCAACCGTTTCAGATGCTTGTCAGTGATTTGTCATACAGCGACTATCTGGGCAGGCTCGCAGTTGGAAAAGTCGTGAACGGCAGTGCATCGATGTACGATAATCTTGTGTGTGTCCAGGAAAACAATGTGCATAAGGCCCTTCGCGTCACCAAGCTGCAGACATACAACGGACCCACCTTCTCTGAGACTACGCTGGTTCAGAGCGGTGACATCATCGTTCTCAGCGGGGTTGAGGATGTCCATATCGGTGATACCATCTGTACAGCAGAGTTCCCCAAGGCTTTGGATCGGATTCACATCGATGAACCCACCGTATCCATGCAGTTTTCCAAGAACATCAGTCCATTGTCCGGCAAGGATGGCACGCAAGTCACCTCGGCGAAAATTTGGGAGCGATTGCAGAAGGAAAGCCTGAGAAACGTCTCGATCAGGGTGGAGAAGAATGCCGATGACACATTCAGCGTAAAAGGGCGCGGCGAATTCCAGTTGGCCATCATCGTTGAGCAGATGCGGCGTGAAGGTTTCGAACTTTGTGTCGGGCGTCCCCGTACGATTTTCAAGACCGACGAGCAGGGCAGAAAAACCGAACCGGTAGAGTACTTGTATGTCGATTGTCCTGAAGAGAACAGCGGGACGGTCATGGACAAGCTCTCCAAGCGCAAAGCACAGATGCGCGATATCACCTATACCGGCAACGGAAGGGTAAGAATGAAGTTTGAGATTCCCGCCCGCGGTTTGATCGGTTATCACGACGAGTTTATGACCGATACCAGGGGTAATGGAATCCTCAATACGTATATGAAGGGCTATGAGCTCTACAAGGGCGATTTTCCCGATCGCCTCAGCGGCTCGTTGATCAGCGACCGAAGCGGAAACGCTGTCGCTTACGGGCTATGGCAGTTGGAGGACCGCGGTAGATGGTTCATCGTCCCCGGCGATCCCATATATGAAGGCCAGGTTGTAGGAGAGAGGAATCGTGACGGCGACTTGTTGCTCAATCCGACGCGTACCAAGAAGTTGACCAATATGCGGGCAAGCGGAAAGGACGATGCAGTGACCCTTACTCCGGTATCCAAGCCGACATTGGAACAAGCTATCCAGTTCATCAAGGATGACGAGCTTGTGGAGGTCACTCCCACGGCGATTCGAATGTGCAAGAAAATCCTTGACGGCCAGCAGCGCAAGGTATTCGAGAACCGGGGAGAAATTCCTCAGTATTTGCTTAATAAATAG
- a CDS encoding HAD family hydrolase has translation MNNTFALVMVDMGGVLALHTDSSMEKRLLQDFGIESYSSFSEIDPSLVDVLQEHSKNNITEAQMWEQFTHKTGIVVPPYKGSLWAKYFKPDLDEAMLGLLRELKEKGFRIVCATNTEPAHYEHHKAMDHYAVFDTVYASCEMGKAKPEPEFFTHILEAEAVLPRQVLFIDDYAINCEAAAGLGIHAYRYTDPADLRWALYDLGMIQ, from the coding sequence ATGAACAATACATTTGCACTGGTCATGGTTGATATGGGCGGGGTGCTTGCCTTGCATACCGATAGCAGTATGGAAAAACGCCTGCTTCAGGACTTCGGCATCGAATCATACTCCAGCTTCTCGGAAATCGATCCAAGTTTGGTCGATGTATTGCAGGAGCATAGCAAGAACAATATCACCGAAGCACAAATGTGGGAGCAATTCACCCATAAAACCGGAATAGTTGTTCCCCCTTACAAAGGGTCGCTCTGGGCAAAATACTTTAAGCCCGATCTTGATGAGGCTATGCTTGGTCTGCTACGCGAATTAAAAGAGAAAGGATTCCGTATAGTCTGTGCAACCAATACAGAGCCGGCTCATTACGAGCATCACAAGGCTATGGACCACTATGCGGTTTTCGATACGGTCTATGCCTCGTGCGAGATGGGAAAGGCCAAACCGGAACCAGAGTTCTTCACCCATATTCTCGAAGCCGAGGCGGTGCTGCCCCGGCAGGTGTTGTTCATCGATGACTATGCGATCAACTGTGAAGCAGCCGCCGGACTTGGCATCCATGCATATCGGTATACCGATCCTGCTGATTTGCGTTGGGCTCTTTATGACTTAGGAATGATACAATAG
- a CDS encoding GH1 family beta-glucosidase, with amino-acid sequence MQKIEFDKDFLWGCATASYQVEGAIDEDGRQPSIWDTFCKKDGAILHGDDGSIAADQYHRYKEDVQLMSELNFQAYRFSIAWPRVLPEGRGEVNQKGLAYYINLSKELHLKGIKVVATLYHWDLPQILQDEGGWAVRSTAYAFADYAKVCFEALGPYVDQWITLNEPFCAAYLGYLYGEHAPGIKNPQKAFQAVHYLNLAHGLAVKEYKKSGLRVPIGTTLNPSLPRPASRKAEDEKAALYARSIFTDVFLYPLVGKGYPKEVTEDMHISFPILDGDMEIIAQPIDFIGINYYMERAVVLDETKPFLHREVPSWQRATNQDWPIVPYGLLRILKYFDQVTNGLALYITENGCANDDVLQDGRVHDHFRCDYLNEHLAACKKAIDEGVNLKGYFVWSFMDNFEWAWGYSRRFGIVYVDYETQERFPKDSAYMMRDIISGYCEY; translated from the coding sequence ATGCAGAAGATTGAATTCGATAAGGACTTTTTGTGGGGATGTGCTACTGCCAGTTATCAGGTGGAAGGAGCCATCGACGAAGATGGTAGGCAACCTTCCATTTGGGATACCTTCTGCAAGAAAGACGGTGCCATTTTGCATGGGGATGACGGCAGCATCGCCGCCGATCAGTACCATCGATACAAGGAAGATGTGCAGCTTATGAGCGAGCTCAATTTCCAGGCGTATCGGTTCTCCATCGCATGGCCGAGAGTCCTCCCCGAGGGTCGTGGTGAAGTCAACCAAAAAGGGTTGGCGTATTATATCAATCTCAGCAAGGAACTACACCTCAAGGGGATCAAGGTAGTGGCTACGCTGTATCACTGGGACCTCCCGCAGATTTTGCAGGATGAAGGAGGGTGGGCGGTTCGTTCCACCGCCTATGCTTTTGCCGATTATGCAAAGGTATGCTTTGAAGCATTGGGACCGTATGTCGACCAATGGATCACCCTCAACGAGCCGTTCTGTGCTGCCTATCTCGGGTATCTGTATGGTGAGCATGCCCCGGGCATCAAAAACCCGCAAAAGGCATTCCAAGCCGTCCACTATCTGAATTTGGCGCATGGTCTTGCGGTGAAAGAATATAAGAAGAGTGGTTTGAGGGTTCCCATCGGCACCACGCTCAATCCAAGTCTCCCAAGGCCTGCATCAAGAAAAGCAGAGGATGAAAAAGCGGCTCTGTATGCCAGATCGATTTTCACCGATGTATTTCTCTATCCCCTGGTAGGGAAGGGTTATCCAAAAGAAGTCACCGAGGACATGCATATCAGTTTCCCCATCCTGGATGGCGATATGGAAATCATTGCCCAACCCATCGATTTCATCGGTATCAACTACTATATGGAAAGGGCGGTCGTACTTGATGAGACAAAGCCCTTCCTGCACAGGGAAGTTCCCTCATGGCAGAGAGCCACCAATCAGGATTGGCCGATCGTCCCGTACGGGTTGTTGAGAATTCTCAAGTACTTCGATCAAGTGACAAACGGTCTTGCCTTGTACATCACAGAGAACGGCTGCGCCAATGATGACGTACTGCAGGATGGTAGGGTTCATGACCATTTCCGCTGTGATTATCTCAATGAACATCTTGCAGCCTGTAAGAAGGCAATTGACGAGGGAGTCAATCTTAAAGGCTATTTTGTTTGGTCGTTCATGGATAATTTTGAGTGGGCTTGGGGTTACAGCAGGAGATTCGGTATAGTCTACGTAGATTATGAGACACAAGAAAGATTCCCAAAAGACAGCGCATACATGATGCGGGATATCATATCAGGTTACTGTGAGTATTAA
- a CDS encoding ParA family protein: protein MAKTISFHLQKGGVGKTTISGTLACQSALDGYRTLLVDVDPQGNASSWFLNAAPTYELADVVQGKCFIQDAIVPIPQIPNLFVLPTFGIGGTLKLYSETKLAEEPYVLQDLIKEVSDTYDRIILDLSPGLGRLERAALISSDEVITPMTPEVFSLDGLEIFIDELNKLRKNLRSPVRHTKIIINSFDNRIKQHRDIYTAACEGVFTVYKIPVDPLFRKAQEAGCAPQLFKVRGKGLKESTIDSIKTLNKEIWR from the coding sequence ATGGCAAAGACAATATCTTTCCACCTTCAGAAAGGTGGTGTGGGAAAAACTACCATCTCTGGGACGTTAGCATGCCAATCCGCATTGGATGGGTATCGTACGTTGTTGGTTGATGTCGACCCACAAGGTAATGCTTCGTCATGGTTTCTCAATGCAGCTCCAACCTATGAGTTGGCGGATGTTGTCCAAGGCAAGTGCTTTATCCAGGATGCAATTGTCCCGATTCCACAAATACCAAATCTTTTTGTTCTTCCTACCTTCGGAATTGGAGGAACGCTCAAGCTCTACTCTGAAACCAAGTTGGCAGAGGAGCCATATGTTCTCCAGGATTTGATCAAGGAAGTATCTGACACATATGATCGAATCATTCTTGACCTATCTCCAGGTTTAGGTCGTTTGGAACGTGCTGCTCTCATATCCAGCGATGAGGTGATTACACCTATGACTCCTGAAGTCTTCAGTCTGGATGGTTTGGAGATTTTCATTGATGAACTGAATAAGTTGAGAAAAAACTTACGTTCACCAGTCAGACATACAAAGATTATCATCAACTCCTTTGACAATAGGATCAAACAACATAGAGATATATACACGGCCGCCTGTGAAGGGGTTTTCACCGTATATAAGATTCCTGTTGATCCATTGTTTCGTAAAGCACAAGAAGCAGGTTGTGCACCTCAACTGTTCAAGGTACGAGGCAAAGGATTGAAAGAGAGCACCATTGATTCGATTAAGACACTTAATAAAGAGATTTGGAGATAG
- a CDS encoding exodeoxyribonuclease III, translating into MKLVSWNVNGLRAIQKKGFEEYLQQSNADIFCLQETKLQQEQVALTAEGYHTYWSFAEKKGYSGTALFCRREPLSVEHGIGHPLDSEGRTVTAEFDQFYVVCCYTPNSQEELARLETRMDWDEAFRTYVASLSSIKPVIICGDLNVAHQSIDLKNPKANEQNAGYSIQERNQFSSLLQAGFIDTFRYLYPNREGIYSWWSYRFRARENNAGWRIDYWLVSEELKDRIIDSTIDTETTGSDHAPVILYLKD; encoded by the coding sequence ATGAAACTCGTCAGTTGGAATGTAAACGGTCTGAGGGCTATACAGAAGAAAGGGTTCGAGGAGTATTTGCAGCAAAGCAATGCCGATATTTTCTGTTTGCAGGAGACCAAACTACAACAGGAGCAAGTCGCCCTGACAGCTGAAGGGTATCATACCTACTGGAGTTTTGCAGAGAAAAAAGGCTACAGCGGGACTGCGCTCTTTTGCCGCCGGGAGCCATTATCCGTCGAGCACGGGATCGGGCATCCATTGGACAGCGAAGGAAGAACCGTCACTGCCGAATTTGATCAATTCTATGTGGTCTGTTGCTATACACCCAACAGCCAGGAAGAACTGGCCCGCTTGGAGACACGCATGGATTGGGATGAGGCGTTCCGCACCTACGTCGCTTCACTGTCCTCGATAAAGCCTGTAATCATTTGCGGGGATCTCAATGTCGCCCATCAAAGCATCGACTTGAAAAACCCGAAGGCCAATGAACAGAATGCCGGGTACTCCATCCAGGAGCGAAACCAGTTCTCCAGTCTGCTGCAAGCCGGATTCATCGACACTTTCCGCTATCTCTACCCAAATCGTGAGGGAATCTACTCATGGTGGTCCTATCGATTCAGGGCGCGAGAGAACAACGCAGGGTGGCGCATCGATTACTGGCTGGTCAGTGAGGAGCTCAAGGACCGTATCATCGACAGTACCATCGACACAGAGACCACCGGCAGCGACCATGCCCCGGTGATCCTCTATCTCAAGGATTGA
- a CDS encoding DMT family transporter encodes MKLDSQKVLGYALVALSACCFALMPIFARVAYDSGVDTTTLLLGRFLIGGIFLSLLAWAKRSPLPPKSSWPILFLLGLVGYTGTSFCYFTALNHASASLVALLLYAYPALVILLGFAISGEKLSRNNLLALLCASGGCMLVIGLSGKGDWRGIALALCAACAYSLYIIISSQVVGTRTAMASSAFIILSASLSYCCIALFKGVSLPQTTSGVAATLAIAFFSTVVAFWSFFAGLGIIGSAKASLVSTLEPLVTVLSAVLFLGESLTISIIAGGFLIVAGLVISALPSRLHKKNEGL; translated from the coding sequence ATGAAGTTGGATTCCCAAAAAGTGCTGGGGTATGCTCTGGTAGCACTCTCCGCATGTTGTTTTGCCCTTATGCCGATATTCGCCCGAGTCGCATACGATTCGGGTGTGGATACCACAACCCTGTTGCTGGGACGATTCCTCATCGGAGGTATTTTCCTCTCCTTGCTTGCATGGGCCAAACGCTCGCCGCTTCCTCCAAAGAGTTCATGGCCGATTTTGTTTTTGCTCGGGCTCGTTGGGTATACAGGGACTTCGTTTTGTTACTTCACTGCGCTCAATCATGCTTCGGCGTCCCTGGTTGCCCTCTTGCTGTACGCATATCCTGCTTTGGTGATTTTGCTCGGCTTTGCCATCAGCGGCGAGAAACTTTCGCGAAACAACCTTTTGGCCTTGCTTTGTGCGAGTGGCGGCTGCATGTTGGTAATAGGACTCTCAGGAAAAGGGGACTGGAGAGGTATTGCCCTGGCTCTCTGTGCAGCATGTGCATACTCTCTCTACATTATCATCAGCTCCCAGGTAGTGGGTACAAGGACTGCAATGGCAAGCAGTGCTTTCATCATACTCAGTGCATCGCTGTCATACTGTTGCATCGCCTTGTTCAAAGGGGTTTCGCTGCCGCAGACAACCTCCGGTGTTGCTGCAACGCTTGCAATCGCCTTCTTTTCAACCGTAGTGGCCTTCTGGTCGTTCTTTGCAGGACTGGGGATCATCGGGTCCGCCAAGGCTTCCTTGGTCTCGACACTCGAGCCGTTGGTCACCGTGCTGAGTGCGGTTCTCTTCTTGGGTGAGTCATTGACCATCTCGATTATTGCCGGTGGTTTTCTGATTGTTGCTGGTTTGGTGATCTCGGCTTTACCAAGCAGGCTGCACAAAAAAAATGAAGGTCTGTAG
- a CDS encoding MFS transporter, which translates to MNSLASLLKVKRDDVPLMYTIYFAFFTSGMMSTLIGALLPFMKTEYNMSYVLSGAVISAHQIGNFCALLIAGYLPYLIGRKRSTITLSLGIVIGFLLMTLTSNPVLLLIAFAFTGIGRGTMSNITNVVMSEIAENKTASLNLLHASFAVGAFLAPFLAILSTSVFGVYWRISAWVLVFFESAVLFFLGRSSLSGKPKAKNKDGGTDFMKSGRFWLNTFILFFYLCGEASVIGWLVTYFTDTGRLSPALAQTTSSALWIFILIGRLVCASLSVKVNKNLLLVVLGFLQIVFFVMMISVQHVVLIYISLFGFGLAMSGTYPTTLSTMDRKFNASTIATGTCIATATVGAITMPIIVGSVAQAVGIAGGLATISLSILCMFSLILVKYVLARKHNTERGEA; encoded by the coding sequence ATGAACTCATTGGCATCCCTGCTCAAGGTCAAACGGGATGATGTGCCCTTGATGTATACCATCTATTTCGCCTTCTTCACCAGTGGGATGATGAGTACCCTTATCGGAGCTCTGCTTCCCTTCATGAAAACCGAGTACAACATGAGTTATGTACTCAGCGGTGCAGTTATCTCAGCCCATCAAATCGGCAACTTTTGCGCCCTCCTCATCGCAGGGTATCTGCCATATCTGATCGGCCGAAAGCGAAGCACCATCACCCTGTCTTTGGGAATTGTCATCGGGTTCTTGTTGATGACCCTCACCTCCAATCCAGTCCTGCTGCTCATCGCTTTCGCCTTCACCGGCATCGGTCGTGGAACCATGAGCAATATCACCAATGTGGTGATGAGTGAAATCGCCGAGAACAAGACAGCCAGCCTGAATCTGTTGCACGCCTCCTTTGCCGTAGGAGCTTTCCTGGCTCCCTTCCTTGCAATCCTTTCCACTTCGGTTTTTGGAGTCTACTGGCGGATCAGTGCATGGGTTCTGGTGTTTTTTGAGTCGGCTGTATTGTTCTTTCTCGGAAGGTCCTCGCTTTCAGGCAAACCAAAGGCAAAGAATAAGGACGGCGGCACGGACTTTATGAAAAGCGGCCGGTTTTGGCTCAATACCTTCATTCTCTTCTTCTATCTCTGCGGGGAAGCCTCGGTGATCGGGTGGCTTGTCACCTATTTCACCGACACCGGTCGTCTCAGTCCGGCACTTGCCCAGACAACCAGTTCGGCCTTATGGATTTTCATTCTCATCGGCAGGCTTGTTTGTGCCTCGCTTTCGGTGAAAGTGAATAAAAACCTTCTTTTGGTGGTTTTGGGATTCCTCCAAATTGTCTTTTTTGTCATGATGATCAGCGTACAACATGTTGTACTGATTTATATAAGTCTGTTCGGGTTCGGGCTTGCAATGAGTGGGACGTATCCAACTACGCTATCCACCATGGATAGGAAATTCAACGCTTCCACCATAGCAACAGGAACCTGTATTGCCACTGCAACTGTAGGGGCAATCACCATGCCGATAATCGTCGGCTCGGTTGCACAAGCGGTAGGTATAGCCGGGGGACTGGCTACCATCAGCTTGAGCATCCTATGCATGTTCTCTCTTATCCTGGTCAAATATGTTCTCGCAAGAAAACACAACACAGAAAGAGGGGAGGCATAG
- a CDS encoding alpha-amylase family glycosyl hydrolase codes for MAENWWQDCVVYQIYPRSFQDSNGDGIGDIPGIIQRLDYLQTLLIDAIWLSPIFLSPMADFGYDISDYCSIDPVFGTMADVERLISEAHKRNIRVIFDMVLNHTSLEHPWFAESRLSRQSEKADFYIWSDTIPNNWHAAFGGRAWTYDSTRKQYYLHSFLPDQPDLNWRSSKTVEAIFNQLAFWLDKGIDGFRLDVINCIVKDEALRNNPKIIGSRPRPYDMQRHIFDRNRPESHQKLKMLRKLIDGYDQRMLVGEIMVELPGEPELAASYLGRFQDELHLCFDFSLAYTRFSAVKWKKVAKRWYEAVGKHRVPTWVLNNHDIPRIVSRLHGNEEKARLAALFLLTQRGAIFLYYGEELGLPNSKISRAAMHDPLGKRYWPFHPGRDPERGPMVWSTGEGNGFTTGESWLASAKAANRYSVENQELEQDSMLHFYRRLLSLRKEDEVLRNGLCTFIDTSCMHILAYCREIGSDQRLILLNMSNKNQICSVPLVQTSAMQCELIFSTEARSGRMDDLHAIQIGPFQGRIYRLLVKDSNL; via the coding sequence ATGGCAGAGAACTGGTGGCAGGATTGTGTTGTCTACCAAATCTATCCAAGGAGTTTTCAGGATAGCAACGGTGATGGAATAGGGGATATTCCAGGTATCATCCAGCGTTTGGATTACCTGCAGACACTATTGATTGATGCAATCTGGCTCAGTCCGATTTTTCTCTCTCCCATGGCTGATTTCGGCTACGACATTTCCGATTACTGCAGCATCGATCCAGTCTTTGGTACTATGGCTGATGTTGAGAGACTTATCTCGGAAGCACACAAGAGGAACATTCGTGTAATATTTGATATGGTTCTCAATCATACTTCCCTCGAGCATCCTTGGTTTGCTGAAAGCCGGTTGTCGCGACAGAGTGAGAAAGCTGATTTTTATATTTGGTCTGATACGATACCGAACAATTGGCATGCTGCTTTCGGGGGAAGAGCCTGGACGTATGATTCAACACGCAAGCAATATTACTTGCACTCATTTCTTCCTGATCAGCCCGACCTCAATTGGAGGAGTTCCAAGACGGTTGAAGCGATTTTTAATCAGCTTGCCTTTTGGTTGGACAAGGGAATCGATGGGTTTCGGCTGGATGTCATCAATTGCATAGTCAAGGATGAGGCATTGCGAAATAATCCAAAGATTATCGGTTCGCGTCCCCGTCCCTACGATATGCAACGCCATATATTCGATCGGAACAGGCCTGAATCACACCAAAAGTTGAAAATGTTGCGTAAACTCATTGATGGGTATGACCAACGTATGCTGGTCGGTGAAATCATGGTTGAGCTTCCAGGTGAGCCTGAACTTGCCGCTTCCTATCTGGGTAGGTTCCAGGATGAACTGCATCTATGTTTTGACTTCTCCCTGGCCTATACTCGGTTTTCTGCAGTGAAGTGGAAAAAGGTTGCAAAGCGTTGGTATGAAGCTGTGGGAAAACATAGGGTTCCGACATGGGTATTAAATAATCATGATATTCCAAGAATAGTAAGCCGATTGCACGGCAATGAAGAAAAAGCACGCTTAGCCGCTCTGTTCCTCTTGACCCAACGCGGTGCAATTTTCTTGTATTACGGAGAAGAGTTGGGCTTACCGAATTCCAAGATATCACGAGCTGCCATGCATGATCCGCTGGGCAAGAGGTATTGGCCGTTCCATCCAGGCAGGGACCCCGAGCGTGGTCCCATGGTATGGAGTACCGGAGAGGGGAATGGTTTTACCACCGGTGAGAGCTGGCTTGCAAGTGCGAAAGCGGCAAACCGGTATTCAGTGGAGAACCAAGAACTGGAACAGGATTCGATGCTTCATTTCTATCGCCGACTGCTTTCGTTGCGTAAGGAAGATGAAGTGTTGAGGAACGGGTTATGCACCTTTATCGATACCTCTTGCATGCATATTCTGGCCTATTGCCGGGAAATCGGATCCGACCAACGCTTGATTCTTTTGAACATGAGCAATAAGAACCAAATTTGCTCAGTACCGTTGGTGCAAACCAGTGCAATGCAATGTGAACTCATCTTCAGCACTGAAGCTCGGTCTGGACGGATGGATGATCTGCATGCAATACAAATCGGCCCCTTCCAGGGCCGAATCTATCGCTTGCTTGTCAAGGATTCCAATCTATAG